The Methanolacinia petrolearia DSM 11571 genome has a segment encoding these proteins:
- the cfbD gene encoding Ni-sirohydrochlorin a,c-diamide reductive cyclase catalytic subunit has translation MNYIQPRPSSIVAALYTVRDLGVDLAILHGPSGCSFKHARLLEEDGLRVLTTSLADNEFIFGGQQVLEDVLRYAEKEFKPERIAVVGTCVSMIIGEDMEAAIIDSGIETPAIAVDIHAGFRENIDGVIAALEPAAEAGWIDEDELERQKGLLKAANEVERKRGAAYKPYVQPSRGDLKHVVAGSLVESACSGRKGIAILNAKKETAYMFADVLIALHERCPDADITYVVNLENRGLPKIRRDAETILSGIRSAGIDPVLCGALDEYGANGDRIGEIINEIKPDFALIAGVPHAIPPEYLEGIEVFSVTNGPRQVEPLKEFGHDHVVVEIDLHPKTLGVREIVPSEFGDTIRSI, from the coding sequence ATGAACTATATACAGCCAAGACCAAGCTCGATCGTGGCCGCACTCTATACAGTCAGGGATCTCGGAGTGGATCTTGCGATCCTCCACGGACCTTCGGGCTGCTCGTTCAAACATGCCCGGCTCCTGGAAGAGGACGGACTCAGGGTGCTGACAACCTCGCTTGCGGACAACGAATTCATCTTCGGGGGGCAGCAGGTTCTTGAAGATGTCCTGAGATATGCGGAAAAGGAGTTCAAACCTGAAAGGATCGCGGTTGTCGGGACATGTGTCTCGATGATCATCGGCGAGGACATGGAGGCTGCAATAATCGATTCCGGCATCGAGACTCCTGCAATAGCAGTTGACATTCATGCAGGGTTCAGGGAGAATATCGACGGTGTAATTGCCGCCCTCGAACCTGCAGCCGAGGCGGGATGGATCGATGAGGACGAACTCGAGAGGCAGAAGGGGCTCCTTAAAGCCGCAAACGAGGTGGAGAGAAAGAGAGGGGCCGCATACAAGCCTTATGTCCAGCCGTCGAGGGGAGATCTCAAGCATGTCGTCGCAGGAAGTCTCGTGGAGTCTGCATGTTCAGGCAGAAAAGGGATTGCAATACTCAATGCAAAAAAAGAGACCGCATATATGTTCGCCGACGTTCTCATCGCCCTGCATGAGAGATGCCCGGACGCCGATATCACATATGTGGTGAACCTGGAAAACAGGGGACTTCCGAAGATACGGCGGGATGCGGAGACGATCCTATCCGGAATCAGATCTGCGGGAATCGATCCGGTTCTCTGCGGGGCACTCGACGAGTACGGTGCGAACGGCGACAGGATCGGCGAAATCATTAATGAGATCAAACCTGATTTCGCACTTATTGCAGGTGTCCCTCATGCAATCCCGCCAGAGTACCTTGAAGGAATCGAGGTTTTCTCGGTTACGAACGGGCCGAGGCAGGTCGAACCGTTAAAGGAATTCGGTCATGATCATGTTGTTGTCGAGATCGATCTTCACCCGAAGACACTTGGAGTCAGGGAGATCGTCCCGAGCGAATTCGGCGACACAATCAGGAGCATCTGA
- the cfbA gene encoding sirohydrochlorin nickelochelatase codes for MPKIGFLLVGHGSKKPYNKQLIDNTAKIIAGKEAGYIVKTGFMEFSEPTIPEALESFRGEDIEMLQVVPLFLARGMHIDKDIPEILGIEEGGHNGTFKLNDKEIPLVFADPIGENELLADLMIVNGKKAVEDYL; via the coding sequence ATGCCAAAGATCGGATTCTTACTGGTAGGGCATGGCAGCAAAAAGCCATACAACAAACAACTCATCGACAACACGGCAAAGATCATTGCCGGCAAGGAAGCAGGATACATTGTTAAAACAGGATTCATGGAGTTCAGCGAACCGACGATCCCCGAGGCACTCGAATCTTTCAGGGGCGAGGACATCGAGATGCTCCAGGTTGTTCCTCTGTTCCTTGCAAGGGGAATGCATATAGACAAAGATATTCCTGAAATCCTCGGTATTGAAGAGGGCGGCCACAATGGAACCTTCAAGCTTAACGACAAGGAGATTCCGCTCGTCTTCGCCGACCCCATAGGAGAGAACGAACTGCTCGCCGATCTTATGATCGTAAACGGAAAGAAAGCAGTTGAAGACTATCTCTGA
- a CDS encoding methanogenesis marker 9 domain-containing protein, whose translation MMDPYDRYELIVNGRTVKTPIAIASMAGIVDADYVLARKENIGMAFIGGYSIDEATINASALMEEEGRKEFISTDPAATLKAEIEKLAGTDVIPAINLRGSSPESFVSIAHELGDGVIYEIDAHCRQPAMISAGCGEYYLQNTEKLAMVVSALKSTGVTVSVKIRAGVVEDDSELARLLWKAGADILHVDLMDFGSSKIKQIRNSCPLLLIANNSVNTFDRMKDLFAHGADMVSLARNSDVNTLNYLDMAISAYADETGWYNSPKQLCRGGDLRSLTFCCMPVKQCPLMPALKRAGMTPKEYHDLKIESVQNTPLASGSSTCFGSLAWCCKGSTPCMFRDISIKKEGISLADYMRYKRRLSEKIMKRLFDEDNREEEIAG comes from the coding sequence ATGATGGATCCATATGACAGGTACGAGCTAATTGTAAACGGCCGTACTGTAAAGACACCAATAGCAATAGCCTCAATGGCAGGGATCGTGGATGCGGATTATGTCCTTGCGAGGAAAGAAAATATCGGAATGGCTTTTATCGGCGGTTACTCGATCGATGAAGCAACAATTAATGCAAGCGCCCTTATGGAAGAAGAGGGGCGCAAAGAGTTCATTTCAACCGATCCTGCTGCAACTCTCAAAGCAGAGATTGAAAAACTGGCAGGTACCGATGTCATACCCGCCATCAACCTCAGGGGCAGCAGTCCTGAATCATTCGTATCGATTGCACACGAACTCGGCGACGGCGTGATATACGAGATCGACGCACATTGCCGCCAGCCGGCGATGATCAGTGCAGGATGCGGCGAGTATTATCTTCAGAATACTGAAAAACTTGCAATGGTCGTATCCGCCCTGAAAAGTACCGGGGTCACGGTATCGGTCAAGATCAGGGCAGGGGTCGTCGAAGACGATTCGGAACTTGCACGCCTGTTATGGAAGGCAGGTGCCGACATTCTCCATGTCGACCTGATGGACTTCGGTTCCTCAAAGATAAAGCAGATAAGGAACAGCTGCCCGCTTCTTTTGATCGCCAATAACTCTGTCAATACGTTCGACAGGATGAAGGACCTGTTCGCGCACGGGGCGGATATGGTATCTCTTGCACGAAATTCGGATGTCAATACGCTGAATTATCTGGATATGGCAATATCCGCCTATGCAGACGAGACAGGATGGTACAATTCCCCCAAGCAGCTTTGCAGGGGAGGAGACTTAAGGAGCCTGACCTTCTGCTGCATGCCGGTCAAGCAGTGCCCGCTGATGCCTGCACTAAAGAGAGCCGGGATGACACCGAAGGAGTACCACGATCTGAAGATCGAATCGGTTCAGAACACTCCCCTTGCTTCGGGATCGAGTACATGCTTTGGCAGTCTTGCCTGGTGCTGCAAGGGCTCGACTCCCTGCATGTTCAGGGATATCAGCATCAAGAAGGAGGGCATCTCGCTTGCTGACTACATGAGATACAAGCGCCGTCTCTCCGAGAAGATCATGAAAAGGTTGTTTGATGAAGATAACAGAGAAGAAGAGATCGCGGGCTGA
- the cfbE gene encoding coenzyme F430 synthase codes for MKILVLDTIHGGKTLAEYLKRAGHVVDTVDVYRGRDGSVSEDEAAGKVYDLIAAPVHLDPDYRLLNTGTDVISHHEAVAVAASVPEDTLLIEITGARGKTTTAHALLHLMEKDGCGILHTSKGTVRYPEKDLIFKRSITPATLVEVLSAAAGEKECRWIIAEESVGVTGLGDLGVLTSGTDYPIANGKKSALDEKIRLLKGCKKILLAPGVEADIPGAYYSDDIVVVEDDVCRFGYAGIKGEFSNKLLTVEGYKEALMTAAAAGCILGKDPSGLGSFSALEGRLSYSTRDGKGIIDNSNSGANRKTALTASAYAHRFSPGQEQVLVIGIEAENICEGFPDDEIAGAISDIMPYAAVVVSKDPENVRKIIPPGIEFETASSLEEGAEKAMKYGTNRIIILSVKTWR; via the coding sequence ATGAAGATCCTTGTTCTCGACACGATCCATGGCGGGAAAACACTGGCGGAATACCTGAAAAGGGCCGGTCATGTCGTTGATACCGTGGATGTCTACCGGGGCAGGGACGGATCTGTCAGCGAAGATGAAGCGGCAGGGAAAGTCTATGACCTCATCGCCGCACCGGTTCATCTCGATCCGGATTACAGGCTCCTGAATACAGGCACTGATGTAATATCTCACCACGAAGCCGTGGCCGTGGCCGCTTCGGTCCCGGAAGATACCCTGCTGATCGAGATCACTGGTGCAAGGGGGAAGACTACTACGGCGCATGCGTTACTGCATCTCATGGAAAAAGACGGGTGCGGAATTCTTCATACATCAAAAGGAACCGTAAGATACCCGGAGAAAGATCTGATCTTCAAAAGGAGCATCACGCCTGCAACTCTCGTTGAGGTTCTCTCTGCCGCTGCAGGAGAAAAAGAGTGCCGGTGGATCATCGCCGAGGAATCCGTCGGGGTGACCGGCCTTGGGGATCTTGGGGTACTGACTTCCGGGACAGACTACCCGATTGCAAACGGGAAAAAGTCCGCACTTGATGAAAAGATCAGGCTTCTTAAAGGCTGCAAAAAAATCCTCCTTGCCCCAGGTGTCGAAGCAGATATTCCGGGCGCATATTACTCGGACGATATCGTTGTCGTCGAAGACGATGTATGCAGGTTCGGTTATGCCGGAATTAAAGGAGAGTTTTCAAACAAACTTCTCACGGTCGAAGGCTATAAGGAGGCGCTGATGACGGCTGCGGCGGCAGGCTGCATCCTCGGCAAAGATCCTTCAGGCCTGGGTTCCTTTTCGGCACTTGAAGGAAGACTCTCCTACAGCACCCGTGACGGCAAAGGGATAATCGACAATTCAAACAGCGGTGCAAACAGGAAGACTGCATTAACGGCATCAGCATATGCACACAGGTTTTCCCCCGGCCAGGAACAGGTGCTTGTTATAGGTATAGAAGCCGAAAATATATGTGAAGGTTTCCCGGACGATGAGATCGCAGGCGCAATATCCGATATAATGCCTTATGCGGCTGTCGTGGTATCAAAAGATCCGGAAAATGTCAGGAAGATTATTCCGCCGGGAATAGAATTCGAAACTGCCTCTTCACTGGAAGAAGGCGCAGAAAAAGCTATGAAATACGGAACAAACAGGATAATTATCCTGTCTGTCAAGACCTGGAGATGA